From the Methanofastidiosum sp. genome, the window AGATCTTCTAGGCACATTCCAGAAATACGAGCCTTATATCAACATTGTAGCTGAATTTGTCAAAGGCATGGCTACAAATATCCAGACAAAAACGCCCAGATCACAAGCTCCGCAGGCCAATGGAATTCTTTTAAGTCAAATACCAGCCGGAGCTGAAAAAATAGAAGCTATCAGAACTGGATTTTACAGGGGCATGCCTGTAATTTCTCCATTAAATGAAGGCTACAGGCCAGAGCTTCCGCCAGCTGCAGCACCGCCTCAACCACATTTCACAAGACAGGAAGAACCTGAAGAAGAGACACCACAAGCTCCGGCAGCCGAAGCTCCACCAAAAACAGATCCAATAGTCGAAGGTATCAAGATGGCAGACATCAACGATAAAATGAACATGGCGCTAGATTTCATCAAGAAAATGAAAACTGAAGAGTTTCGATCACAAATCGAAAAGAAGGAAGATCTATTTACAAAGTATAAAACATTCTTTGGATTCATACCCAAAGACGTCAAGGACTACTTGAAAAAGCTAGACTTTACCTTTGTCCAGACCAAGCTCACATTGGAAGATCCTGAAAAGGCACAGATTGTTGAAGAGCTACAAGCTTGGGATTACCTGGAAGAGCAGTTTAACAAGCTTAAGGAGGTGTTGTAGAAATGCAAAGGATCAACGTATTGATCACAGACGACCAGAAAGAAGCCTTAAAACAGGCCGTAAAACGGTCTGATGGGGTGTATATCTACTTAGAGAGCGAAGCACAAGTAGTAAGGAAAGCTTTGAACGATTTTTTCGTAAAACACCCCTAATCTTACACTATTCTCATGTAAATTCGATACTACAGAACTTACCTCTTTATAAATGAACTCCCTATAAATATGGAATAATGGCTTTGAAATTAGGCAGCACAATACAGATTCCAGACGACTACAATTTAATACCCAAAAACATTATAGTGGGGCAAAATGGGGTGGGAAAGACAAATCTACTGAAAGTTTTCTACAAGGAATTAAACAAGGCAGGATACACAGTCATAGTCTTTGACAAGCTACACAACTACAAAGGCCTAGCCCCCAACTTTATCGACAAAAACAATCTAGAGAAGATAGCCCCGCATGATCTGGTAAAAGAGATCCTGACATACAACGAAAGCACGGTAATAGATTTTCTCGGAATTCATGGCAAGAGAATTAGGGCCAACATCATTGATCAATTTATTCAAGCATACATGGACTTAAAACCAAAGCTAGCCAACTCACAAAAATACGCTTTTTTAATAGACGAAGTTCAAAATTTTATCCCACAAACTGGGGCAAAATCAGAAGAGCTTATGGAATTCTACACGGAAAGCAGGAACTATAAGACCATTTTCATCGTTGGCGGAACCAGATTTGCTTCAGTCCACAAGGAGATCGTTGAAAACGCTAACAACATTTTCATCATGAGAACGAAGTTCAAAAATTCAATAGAAGTCATCAAATCTCTTTTAAAATATGAATTGGATAAGGAAGGGCTTAGACAAACTATAAACAAGATCCAGAATTTGGATGTCGGAGAAGTAATTTTATGGAGTTCACAGGGGGCTTAAATTGTTACAACATGGCAAAATCGACCTTTACAAAAGGTCAGAAACTAGAACAGTTCAAACAGGAGGGCAAACCATGACAAAAAATGCAACTATCGGGAAGGTAGGCCAGGCTTTGATACCTGACACAGAGACCTCCATCTACTTTGCTAAAAGAGGCTTTTACGTAGTTGGTGGAGCGTATATCAACAACATGGTAGGAAACGCCATTAACGCATACCTTCCAGTAGACAAGATCCCTAATTTGCCAATAGTTAGCAAACCTACGCTAGCTAGAGGTATTGGGGCATTAGCCATGAATTTTGGCTACAACATGATCCCTAGTTTAGGGGCAGATCTGCCTATAGTGGGTAAGATCGATGTAAAAGAAGGCGTAAAATACGCAACTGCAGGAGCATTCGCTAGCTTCTTTGGGTCACTCGTTATAGACGTGGTAGAATTCATTGGGGTAGATGTTCCAGCAAGCATAGAACAGGCAATTAGGTAAGGAGGAATAAAGATGGGAGTATCAACTTACAGACTATCCGAAAATGACGGAAACTATACCGGAGCAAACGGAACAACAGCAAACACATGGGAAAGAGTAGCAAAATGGCAGGTCAACAAGACCGAGTTAGTGGTCATTGATCCAGCTGCAACATTAAAAGCGTTAGTAAACGATACTACGCCAGCACAGATAACTACAGGGCTTATCAAAATCGTTAAGGAAGATCCATTAGAAGAAAAGAGCCAGCTGCTGTTTTCAGGAAACTTGAAAGACTTCTCTACATGGGCGAATCAGATCCATAGAGATTATACCCAGCACTGGAACAACTACGCAGAAATACCGCCAGACTACTTCATTTCTATATACTACAAGTCCGCAACTGCAGCAGTAGCAGCAAATTGCAACTACTCTTTAGAAGTTACAAGGATAACAGGGCTTACAAGTGAGGAAATTAAAAAGAATTTCCCAGGCGCTTACTTCGCTTAAGCCCCTTTTATTTTTTAATTTAAAGGGGGCTTGATTTGGGTAATTTCTCAAAAGATCTAGGGGGGAAGTCTGTAGCCAATGGAGCTACGGACACCCTTTTAACATTTGGACCGCCTAACGGAGGGAAGCTAAAGACAGTATATGTTTACTTGCCGCTATACGTAAGGCTTTACATCAATATAGATGACAGGCCAGTACAGATTTTAGACGGGGCAATCGATGGATCACTAGACTTGAATCTCTCTTTTGAAAAGCTTGAAATCATGTTATACAACAACACAGGAGCAACGATCACAACTAAGAACATCAC encodes:
- a CDS encoding ATP-binding protein encodes the protein MALKLGSTIQIPDDYNLIPKNIIVGQNGVGKTNLLKVFYKELNKAGYTVIVFDKLHNYKGLAPNFIDKNNLEKIAPHDLVKEILTYNESTVIDFLGIHGKRIRANIIDQFIQAYMDLKPKLANSQKYAFLIDEVQNFIPQTGAKSEELMEFYTESRNYKTIFIVGGTRFASVHKEIVENANNIFIMRTKFKNSIEVIKSLLKYELDKEGLRQTINKIQNLDVGEVILWSSQGA